The segment CTATAAGGCCAGACCGCACTTCCTTTTAAAGGCTGCCCATGTGGCAGCCTTTTCTATTATCTGCCGTTTAATTCCGAGACCTGAGATTTAACATTAACGGAGCATGAAGAAGCGCGTCACGTCACCGCAGCATCTACGCTGACATCACAAGGTAGGATATGCTATTTCAAAATCTCCCTGATACGTCTGCGTAAGGATACTTCGTCTTGTCTTTTAAGCGTTTAAGCCTGTTACTGTTACTCTGCTGGCTTCCCCTGCTAGCCCATGCTCAGTGGTTTTCTTCTTCCAGTAATCAAAGCGATTTTTTACCTGTTCTAGAAGCCTTTCAGCCTACCGCTTGGCATGACGGCAGCGCCATTTATATTGGTATCGATATTGCTGACGATTATTATTTATACCGCCACCAATTTAGCATTAGCAGCAAAACGGATGCAGTGTCCCTTGATGAACCACTACTTCCCCAAGGAACATTCACAAATGATGAGTTCATGGGCGATGTCTATGTTTTTCGTGACACGTTAGTTTTTGAAACTCCGTTCTCTTCACCCTACAGTGGCCCAATCGATATTGAGCTGACGTTCCAAGGCTGTGCCGACGCAGGGCTTTGCTATCCGCCAGAAACTATTTCGCTTGAAGCCTTAGAGTCATCTCCCCCCACTGCCTTTGCTGACTGGGACGGTTCAGATCAAGTACTGTCAGGCACAGAGGGCAGCGATGACCAACAAATTAGCCAAACCGCGGGCACCAATAGCAACACTGAATTTTCAGCCCCTCAAAGTGAAGATAGCCGCTTTAGCGCATTGCTCGGCAGCGCCAGCCTGCCTCTAGCATTAGGATTATTTTTTATCGCTGGATTGGGTCTTACTTTCACGCCCTGCGTACTACCGATGATACCTATTTTGTCTTCAATCATCGTAGGACAAAAACCAACCCGGCCCCGAGCGTTTGTTCTCTCCGCAAGCTATGTTTTGGGCATGGCGTCCACCTACGCGCTAGTCGGTGTGTTGATGGGTCTGTTTGGCGCGGGATTAAATCTTCAAGCCCACCTGCAATCAGCGCCAGTTCTGATTACCTTTGCTGTTCTATTTACGCTATTTGCCTTAGCTATGTTCGGGGCGTTTGATTTAAGAGTCTCGCCACGACTAGCTTCTAAAATTGATGGGTGGCAAGCACGTGCTCAGCAAAGCGGCCCTGCGGGCTTAGCCCTGGCAGGCGCACTATCGGTATTAGTTGTTTCGCCCTGTGTTACGGCTCCACTTGCCGGAGCTTTGGTGTTTATTTCCTCGACAGGAAACGCTGCCATGGGGGGGGCTGTTTTATTTGCACTAGGTCTAGGCATGGGTGTCCCACTGCTATTAGTGGGCACCTTTGGGGCAACGATGCTACCCCGATCAGGCGCTTGGATGAACGGCGTTAAAATTGCTTTCGGATTACTGTTATTGGGCGTTGCCATTTGGATGGTTGAACGATTAGTACCGCCTTCGATGGCGCTTCTGCTCTGGGCAGCGCTAGCCATAGGCAGCGCACTCATGCTGGGTGCCTTAAATATGAATCAGTCACAAGGCTGGCCTAAAGCACGACAAACCTTAGGGCTGATGTTATTGGCATGGGGCATTGCCCTTGTCATTGGCGCTGCCCAGGGCGGAAGCAATCCACTCCGCCCCTTAACGGTATCAAGCTCCTCAATGGATAGCGGCACGCCGCAAGCAACACTTGCTTTTCAGCAAGTTAATGAACTGAGCGCACTTGAAACCGAGCTCTCTGCAGCCGCGAGCGCCCAACAGCCTGCCTTTGTTAATTTCACTGCTGACTGGTGCATCTCCTGCAAGCTAATGGAGCGCGATGTTTTTCCAGACCCCAATGTGGTCGCTGCATTGAACGATTTCCACCTGATTGAGGTCGATGTCACCAATACGGATGCGCAAAGTCGGGAACTACTAAACCGATTCAACTTATTCGGTCCGCCAAGCCTACTTTTTTTTAGCCAGGGCGAAGAAGTACGAGATGCGCGCATTCAAGGCGAAATAACGGCTACCCAGCTGGTACAACATCTGGAAACCTTACGGCGCTGGCAACAAGGCTGAACTCAGGCCTACGGACACCTTGTGTCGCGAACGTCGTCAAACAGTTGTTTAAATAACGAATAACGAGCTTATATCGGCCTCCACTAGACATGCCCGTACTTTTTCGGCAAACTTCGCAGCCATATCAGCTAAAATCTTCATGTTTTAGGTCTTAGCACCGGGTAACGTTCAACATCGTGCAGCGTTC is part of the Halomonas sp. GT genome and harbors:
- the dsbD gene encoding protein-disulfide reductase DsbD; protein product: MSFKRLSLLLLLCWLPLLAHAQWFSSSSNQSDFLPVLEAFQPTAWHDGSAIYIGIDIADDYYLYRHQFSISSKTDAVSLDEPLLPQGTFTNDEFMGDVYVFRDTLVFETPFSSPYSGPIDIELTFQGCADAGLCYPPETISLEALESSPPTAFADWDGSDQVLSGTEGSDDQQISQTAGTNSNTEFSAPQSEDSRFSALLGSASLPLALGLFFIAGLGLTFTPCVLPMIPILSSIIVGQKPTRPRAFVLSASYVLGMASTYALVGVLMGLFGAGLNLQAHLQSAPVLITFAVLFTLFALAMFGAFDLRVSPRLASKIDGWQARAQQSGPAGLALAGALSVLVVSPCVTAPLAGALVFISSTGNAAMGGAVLFALGLGMGVPLLLVGTFGATMLPRSGAWMNGVKIAFGLLLLGVAIWMVERLVPPSMALLLWAALAIGSALMLGALNMNQSQGWPKARQTLGLMLLAWGIALVIGAAQGGSNPLRPLTVSSSSMDSGTPQATLAFQQVNELSALETELSAAASAQQPAFVNFTADWCISCKLMERDVFPDPNVVAALNDFHLIEVDVTNTDAQSRELLNRFNLFGPPSLLFFSQGEEVRDARIQGEITATQLVQHLETLRRWQQG